A window of Eubacteriaceae bacterium ES3 contains these coding sequences:
- a CDS encoding ABC transporter ATP-binding protein has translation MKKTRKLSFKEVIARLFKYLRYEKHLLMLVGLSLVMSTIFTILAPIFTKNITNSLADSVSQGLDVDFALIGRQAVILVVLYFFSAAFTWYATRKTSFLSQLMIKRLREEIQEKLNRLPLNYLDSCERGDLLSRVTNDCSTLSGALEGNATQILVQGTTIIGIIVMMFILSIKLSLIFLVVLPVSFLILRLITKKTQVLFRRQQRELGDLNGLIEEVYGGHLIVKSFNYEDEASERFEKINQRFFKSYLSSRFFSGLTSPLMKLVNNLGYIAICVAGGIFVVNGTFTIGGIQAFLIYANNIATPIASISNNFNNIQAGAAAAERILDFLKNDEERADQASDALELSRIEGNIEFSHVEFGYVPERTLFHDVSLKASPGQVMAVVGPSGAGKTTLVNLLMRFYEIDSGKICLEDKNIQHLTRSNLRSAFGMVLQDTWLFDGTIAENIGYGKTGASREEIVAAAQKAQCHEFIKKLPLGYDTLIGGDFTSLSEGECQLLAIARTIIADPGVLILDEATSSVDTRTELLITKAMEDMMEGKTTFIIAHRLFTIKNADQIIFMMEGDIKEVGSHDVLMAKDGYYANLYLSASDH, from the coding sequence ATGAAAAAGACAAGAAAGTTAAGTTTTAAAGAAGTCATTGCCAGACTTTTTAAGTATCTGCGCTATGAAAAGCATTTGTTAATGCTGGTTGGGCTGTCGCTGGTTATGTCGACAATCTTTACCATCCTGGCACCGATCTTCACCAAAAATATCACCAACAGTTTGGCTGATTCCGTTTCGCAGGGTTTAGATGTTGATTTTGCCCTGATTGGCAGACAGGCTGTTATTCTGGTAGTATTATATTTTTTTAGTGCCGCTTTTACCTGGTATGCAACCAGAAAGACCAGTTTCTTGTCCCAGCTGATGATTAAAAGGCTGCGGGAAGAAATTCAGGAGAAGCTGAATCGATTGCCCCTAAATTATCTGGATTCCTGTGAGCGCGGAGACCTGCTTTCACGGGTGACCAACGATTGTTCCACCCTGTCAGGAGCGTTGGAAGGCAATGCGACGCAGATTCTGGTGCAGGGAACGACAATAATCGGGATTATCGTTATGATGTTTATATTGTCTATCAAGCTCAGCCTGATTTTTCTGGTCGTTCTGCCAGTTTCGTTTTTAATATTAAGGCTGATTACAAAAAAAACTCAGGTGCTATTTCGCAGGCAGCAAAGGGAGTTGGGGGATTTAAACGGTTTGATTGAAGAAGTATATGGCGGTCATCTGATTGTCAAGTCTTTTAACTACGAAGACGAAGCTTCTGAACGGTTTGAAAAGATTAATCAGCGATTTTTCAAGTCCTATTTGTCGTCCAGATTTTTTTCTGGTCTGACGTCGCCGCTAATGAAGTTGGTTAATAATCTTGGCTATATTGCCATTTGTGTTGCCGGTGGGATTTTCGTGGTGAATGGCACTTTTACCATTGGGGGCATTCAGGCCTTTCTGATTTATGCGAATAATATTGCCACGCCTATTGCATCCATATCCAACAATTTTAACAACATTCAGGCAGGAGCCGCAGCAGCCGAACGGATTCTCGATTTTCTGAAAAATGATGAGGAAAGGGCTGATCAGGCTTCCGATGCTCTTGAGCTTTCCCGAATTGAAGGAAATATTGAGTTTTCTCATGTCGAATTTGGCTATGTACCAGAGCGAACGCTTTTTCATGATGTTTCGCTGAAAGCCAGCCCTGGTCAGGTGATGGCGGTGGTTGGTCCCAGCGGTGCCGGTAAAACCACCCTGGTTAACCTGCTGATGCGATTTTATGAGATTGATAGCGGGAAAATCTGTCTGGAAGATAAAAATATCCAGCACTTAACCCGCAGCAATCTAAGGTCAGCCTTTGGGATGGTCCTCCAGGATACCTGGCTGTTTGACGGAACCATTGCTGAAAATATCGGTTATGGGAAAACTGGTGCAAGCCGGGAAGAAATCGTTGCTGCTGCACAAAAAGCCCAATGTCACGAGTTTATTAAAAAACTGCCGTTGGGGTACGATACCCTGATAGGAGGCGATTTCACCAGCCTATCTGAAGGAGAATGCCAGCTTCTGGCGATTGCCAGAACGATTATTGCCGACCCTGGCGTCTTAATTCTTGATGAGGCCACTTCATCAGTAGATACCAGAACAGAGCTTTTAATTACTAAAGCGATGGAAGACATGATGGAAGGAAAAACGACTTTTATCATAGCTCACCGGCTTTTTACCATTAAAAATGCTGATCAGATTATTTTTATGATGGAGGGAGACATTAAAGAAGTAGGCAGTCACGATGTTCTGATGGCAAAAGACGGCTATTATGCCAATCTATATTTGTCAGCATCTGATCATTAG
- a CDS encoding ABC transporter ATP-binding protein has protein sequence MFGLLMRYLKDYRLQMILVFVFVLSQAACQLYLPVMMGNIVQNGVATGNTQVILKSGRDMLLVSIVAAVCMVASSYFSAYVTASFTSRIRADVFDKVKNFSQSDFNNFGAATLLTRSTTDATQMQIVVINGLRSLLLIPITGVGALIMAFRENVLLTLILLTAFMVTSIIIAMTTRRSMPLFQVMQKRVDRINLLMKEKLTGVRAIRAFNRQAYETEKFGVANQEGMDAAVKASYAVAFFSPLMQLMMNITMVVIYWLGSIEIQQKVVDISDLMVFIQYVLMFMSSLSLVSVLLMAYPKAEVSAARVKAVLDAPLSIEDSQNPVDLGLVKGKIEFRNVDFGYAGAERKVLSGISFTAEAGKTTAIIGATGSGKTTLINLLLRLYEVTEGAILIDDINIRDLKQQGLREKIGYAPQESVLLGGKISDNIRVGKKEATDFEIEEALELAWAMEFVSPREGGIESLITQGGKDLSGGQRQRLSIARALVKKAPVTLFDDCFSALDFKTDAGVRKNIRQAFENRTMIIVAQRISTIKDADKIIVLDDGLLVGQGRHEELAGTCQVYQEILRSQAYAESKEES, from the coding sequence ATGTTTGGTTTATTAATGCGCTATTTAAAGGATTATCGTCTCCAGATGATTCTAGTTTTTGTTTTTGTTTTGAGCCAGGCCGCCTGTCAGTTATATCTTCCGGTCATGATGGGAAATATCGTCCAAAATGGTGTAGCTACAGGAAATACTCAGGTGATCTTAAAAAGCGGCAGGGATATGCTTTTGGTTTCAATTGTTGCGGCCGTTTGCATGGTTGCTTCCTCCTATTTTTCTGCCTATGTGACCGCTTCTTTCACCAGTCGAATTCGGGCTGACGTGTTTGATAAAGTCAAGAACTTTTCTCAGAGTGATTTTAATAACTTTGGGGCGGCAACCTTATTAACCCGATCTACGACTGATGCAACCCAGATGCAAATTGTGGTCATCAACGGACTGAGGTCTCTGCTCTTAATTCCGATTACCGGGGTCGGGGCATTAATCATGGCTTTTCGTGAAAATGTGCTCCTAACGCTGATACTCCTCACCGCTTTTATGGTGACCAGCATCATTATTGCTATGACAACCAGGCGCAGTATGCCTTTATTTCAGGTCATGCAGAAGAGAGTTGATCGGATTAATCTCTTAATGAAAGAAAAACTGACCGGAGTGAGAGCCATTCGTGCCTTTAACCGTCAGGCTTATGAAACTGAGAAATTTGGCGTGGCCAATCAGGAGGGGATGGATGCAGCAGTAAAAGCCAGTTATGCAGTAGCGTTCTTTTCACCCCTGATGCAGCTGATGATGAACATCACTATGGTAGTAATTTATTGGCTGGGTTCCATTGAAATCCAGCAGAAGGTTGTCGATATCAGTGACCTGATGGTATTCATCCAGTATGTACTGATGTTTATGTCATCTTTAAGTCTGGTTTCTGTTCTGTTAATGGCATATCCCAAAGCAGAAGTTTCGGCAGCTCGTGTTAAGGCGGTTCTGGATGCGCCTTTATCGATCGAAGACAGTCAAAATCCGGTTGATCTGGGACTGGTTAAGGGAAAGATTGAATTTCGCAATGTTGACTTTGGCTATGCGGGTGCAGAACGAAAGGTTTTATCAGGTATCAGCTTTACAGCTGAAGCCGGAAAAACGACGGCTATTATCGGAGCGACCGGGTCCGGGAAAACGACCCTTATTAATCTGTTGTTGCGGCTCTATGAGGTGACTGAGGGTGCGATTTTAATTGATGATATTAATATCAGAGATTTAAAACAGCAAGGCTTGCGTGAAAAAATTGGATATGCGCCCCAGGAATCGGTTTTATTAGGGGGGAAAATTTCAGATAATATACGGGTTGGAAAAAAAGAAGCAACTGACTTTGAAATTGAAGAAGCACTTGAACTGGCTTGGGCCATGGAATTTGTCAGCCCCAGAGAAGGGGGGATTGAGTCATTAATCACCCAGGGCGGCAAAGACCTGTCCGGCGGCCAGCGTCAACGCTTGAGTATTGCTCGGGCCCTGGTCAAAAAAGCACCAGTTACTTTATTTGATGACTGCTTTTCAGCTCTTGATTTTAAAACTGATGCAGGTGTGCGAAAAAACATCAGACAGGCTTTTGAAAACCGTACGATGATTATTGTCGCCCAGCGGATCTCTACAATAAAGGATGCCGATAAGATTATAGTCCTTGACGATGGTTTATTGGTGGGTCAGGGTCGGCATGAAGAACTTGCCGGGACCTGCCAGGTTTATCAGGAGATTCTCCGATCCCAGGCTTATGCTGAAAGTAAGGAGGAATCCTGA